A region from the Desulfoglaeba alkanexedens ALDC genome encodes:
- the treS gene encoding maltose alpha-D-glucosyltransferase, translating to MVPRKKTLWYKDAIIYELHVKAFYDSNRDGIGDFRGLLEKLDYLEELGITAVWLLPFYPSPLRDDGYDIADYRGIHPHYGTLKDFKLFVREAHKRGIRVITELVVNHTSDQHPWFQAARRAKPGSARRNMYVWSDTDTKYPETRIIFTDTESSNWAWDPVAGAYYWHRFFSHQPDLNLNNPRVVQAVIKVLDFWLKMGVDGLRLDAVPYLCVREGTNNENLPETHQVIKRFRKYVDDHFHDRMLLAEANQWPEDVVEYFGDNDECHMAFHFPLMPRMFMALRQEDRTPIIEILNRTPAIPKECQWGLFLRNHDELTLEMVTDEERDYMYREYARDARMRLNLGIRRRLAPLVDNSLRRRELLHSLLFSLPGTPIIYYGDEIGMGDNIHLGDRNGVRTPMQWSADRNAGFSRADPAELYLPVIMDPVYGYQSVNVEAQQRNPSSFYHFIRRMIALRKQYKAFGRGAIHFLHPENRKVLAYLRRYKEEVILVTANLSRFVQPAELDLSEFNGWNPVEMLGRVEFPRIGELPYFITLGPHTFYWFRLEPQAEPIVVGVPYKAEDTSIPTLFLERDPGSVMEPEEQFRLETAVFPVYLPKQRYFRGKAREVVSCRIADSTKMGSNFFMTLVRVHYADGGHELYSVPLKVASDREAARIMENVPESVLAFVKTAKENGVVFDALTDKTACQDILMAIRDSRYYPTAAGGRVAARATEVFTEEAERELDYSNLRRMSAEQSNTSVVLDESFILKVYRRVEEGLNPDMEIALFLTERTSFRNLALVAGTVVYRPPEGTESTVAVLQKFVPNDGDGWSHAQRSLKDYFTAVSEIPEGVDPPPPFEGSFTGRAFTEAPEEAARLFGGMLESMATLGRRTAEFHLAMASDRRNREFAPEPLNGEFLETLSESLATKARKSLERLNARLQDLPQPAQEEANRALEAYPVLMGTFESLAELKTAATRIRCHGDFHLGQILKTGDDFILIDFEGEPLRPLQERRVKQSPLKDVAGMFRSFSYAVYSALFSFTEGRNDGTFQRLEPWGRFWEEWVSAAFLGSYLKGVHGASFLPRETRDMEILLEAFILDKAFYELDYELNNRPAWIRIPLQGILAFLSNKTGGDNRHD from the coding sequence ATGGTTCCGAGGAAAAAGACGCTCTGGTACAAGGACGCCATCATTTACGAACTGCACGTCAAGGCCTTCTACGACAGCAACCGTGACGGTATAGGCGATTTCCGGGGCCTGTTGGAAAAGCTCGACTACCTGGAAGAACTGGGCATCACCGCCGTCTGGCTGCTTCCCTTCTATCCGTCTCCTTTGAGGGACGACGGCTACGACATCGCGGACTACCGGGGCATCCACCCCCACTACGGCACTCTCAAGGATTTCAAGCTGTTCGTTCGGGAAGCCCACAAGCGCGGCATACGGGTGATCACGGAGCTGGTGGTGAACCATACCAGCGACCAGCATCCCTGGTTCCAGGCCGCGCGGCGGGCGAAACCCGGTTCGGCCCGGCGCAACATGTATGTGTGGAGCGACACCGATACCAAGTATCCCGAAACGCGGATCATCTTCACCGATACGGAATCCAGCAACTGGGCCTGGGACCCGGTGGCGGGCGCGTATTACTGGCACCGGTTCTTTTCCCACCAGCCGGATCTGAACCTGAACAACCCCAGAGTGGTGCAGGCGGTGATCAAGGTGCTCGATTTCTGGCTCAAAATGGGCGTGGACGGACTCAGACTCGACGCCGTCCCTTATCTGTGCGTCCGGGAAGGCACCAACAATGAAAACCTTCCGGAAACCCACCAGGTCATCAAGCGGTTCCGAAAATACGTAGACGACCACTTCCACGACCGCATGCTGCTCGCCGAAGCCAACCAGTGGCCGGAAGACGTGGTGGAATACTTCGGCGACAACGACGAATGCCACATGGCCTTCCACTTTCCGCTGATGCCTCGGATGTTCATGGCTCTACGGCAGGAAGACCGCACGCCCATCATCGAAATCCTGAACCGAACGCCGGCCATCCCGAAAGAATGCCAATGGGGCCTGTTTTTGAGAAACCACGACGAGCTGACGCTGGAGATGGTCACCGACGAAGAACGGGACTACATGTACCGGGAATACGCGAGAGACGCGCGCATGCGCCTCAATCTGGGCATCCGCAGGCGCCTGGCGCCGCTTGTGGACAACAGCCTGCGCCGGCGCGAGCTGCTCCACAGCCTGCTCTTTTCGCTTCCCGGAACCCCCATCATCTACTACGGGGACGAAATCGGCATGGGCGACAACATCCACCTGGGCGACCGAAACGGCGTGCGCACCCCCATGCAGTGGTCCGCGGATCGGAACGCCGGCTTTTCCAGGGCGGATCCGGCGGAACTGTATCTACCGGTCATCATGGACCCGGTTTACGGGTATCAGAGCGTGAACGTGGAAGCGCAGCAGCGGAACCCGTCGTCGTTCTACCACTTTATCCGCCGCATGATCGCTCTTCGCAAGCAGTACAAGGCCTTCGGGCGCGGCGCCATTCACTTCCTCCATCCCGAAAACCGCAAGGTCCTGGCCTATCTTCGCCGCTACAAGGAAGAAGTGATTCTCGTGACCGCCAATCTGTCCCGGTTCGTGCAACCGGCGGAACTGGATCTTTCCGAATTCAACGGCTGGAACCCGGTGGAAATGCTGGGGCGCGTGGAATTTCCACGGATCGGGGAGCTCCCCTATTTCATCACCTTGGGTCCCCACACCTTTTATTGGTTCCGCCTGGAACCCCAGGCCGAACCCATCGTCGTCGGCGTCCCTTACAAGGCGGAAGACACGTCGATCCCGACCCTTTTTCTGGAACGGGATCCCGGAAGCGTCATGGAACCCGAGGAACAGTTCCGGCTGGAAACCGCGGTGTTCCCTGTCTACCTGCCGAAGCAGCGCTACTTCCGGGGCAAGGCCCGGGAAGTGGTGTCCTGCCGCATCGCGGATTCCACCAAGATGGGGAGCAACTTCTTCATGACCCTGGTGCGGGTCCACTATGCCGACGGCGGCCATGAACTGTATTCGGTGCCCCTCAAGGTCGCTTCGGACCGGGAAGCGGCACGGATCATGGAAAACGTGCCGGAAAGCGTCCTGGCCTTCGTCAAGACCGCCAAGGAAAACGGTGTGGTTTTCGACGCTCTGACGGACAAGACGGCGTGCCAGGACATCCTCATGGCCATCCGGGATTCGCGCTACTACCCGACGGCGGCAGGGGGCCGCGTCGCCGCCCGAGCCACCGAGGTCTTCACCGAGGAGGCGGAGCGGGAACTGGATTATTCGAATCTGCGGCGGATGTCGGCCGAGCAGAGCAATACCTCGGTGGTCTTGGACGAATCCTTCATCTTGAAGGTCTACCGCCGGGTCGAAGAAGGCCTGAACCCCGACATGGAAATCGCACTCTTTCTGACCGAACGCACCTCGTTTCGAAACCTCGCCCTGGTGGCGGGCACCGTCGTGTATCGCCCCCCGGAAGGCACCGAATCGACCGTTGCCGTGCTGCAGAAGTTCGTCCCCAACGACGGCGACGGCTGGTCCCATGCGCAGCGGTCCCTGAAAGACTACTTCACGGCGGTCAGCGAGATTCCGGAGGGCGTGGACCCCCCGCCGCCTTTCGAAGGAAGCTTTACGGGAAGGGCTTTCACCGAGGCGCCGGAAGAAGCCGCAAGGCTTTTCGGCGGCATGCTTGAAAGCATGGCCACGCTGGGGCGGCGGACGGCCGAGTTTCATCTGGCCATGGCTTCCGATCGGCGGAACCGGGAGTTCGCGCCGGAGCCCTTGAACGGCGAGTTCCTGGAAACGCTTTCCGAATCCCTCGCCACCAAGGCCAGAAAATCCCTGGAACGGCTTAACGCCCGCCTCCAGGACCTCCCCCAACCCGCCCAGGAAGAAGCGAACAGGGCGCTCGAAGCCTACCCCGTCCTCATGGGAACCTTCGAATCCCTCGCCGAATTGAAAACGGCCGCCACCCGCATCCGCTGCCACGGCGATTTCCACTTGGGACAAATCCTCAAAACCGGCGACGATTTCATCCTGATCGACTTCGAAGGCGAACCCCTGCGGCCCCTCCAGGAGCGCCGCGTGAAGCAGTCGCCGCTCAAAGACGTCGCCGGAATGTTCCGGTCGTTCAGCTACGCCGTCTACAGTGCGCTCTTCAGCTTTACCGAGGGGCGCAACGACGGCACATTCCAGCGGCTGGAACCGTGGGGCCGGTTCTGGGAGGAATGGGTGAGCGCCGCGTTTCTCGGCAGCTACTTGAAAGGCGTTCACGGCGCCTCGTTCCTTCCCCGGGAAACCAGGGACATGGAAATCCTCCTCGAAGCGTTCATCCTGGACAAAGCTTTCTACGAGCTGGACTACGAACTCAACAACCGCCCGGCATGGATCCGCATCCCCCTTCAGGGGATCCTGGCGTTTCTGAGCAACAAAACAGGAGGCGACAACCGGCATGACTGA
- a CDS encoding alpha-1,4-glucan--maltose-1-phosphate maltosyltransferase, whose product MTARKRSETLLIPEKDSGRVWIENVKPRIDGGRFPAKRTVGETVRVVADVFTDGHNALSVILCHRPASAEAWAETPMRFIGNDTYVAEFFIAALEPHLFTVKAWIDRFSTWKDGLRKKFEAAQDVSSELLEGAQLLDQASERAAGADRRWLTDRAASLRSDAPQADRVACALSEDLAAIMARYPDRSREAAFERILPVKVDRERARFSAWYELFPRSAGPDPGRSGTFKDVEGMLPYFAGMGFDVLYFPPIHPIGRVNRKGPNNTLNAGPEDPGSPWAIGSAEGGHKAIHPELGTFEDFAHLVQEARRFGLEIALDLAYQCAPDHPYVTEHPEWFLHRPDGTIKYAENPPKQYQDVYPFNFECDNWEELWDELKSVVTFWIEKGVRIFRVDNPHTKPLRFWHWLIAEIHAQHPDVIFLSEAFTRPKVMNALAKVGFNQSYTYFTWRNTKREITEYLTELTQTELREYFRPNFFTNTPDILPEYLQFGGRPAFMVRLVLAATLSASYGIYCGFELCEARAVPGTEEYLDSEKYQVRHWDWDRPGNLRDFIRRINTIRRENPALHSNEGLRFYDSENDHLIFFGKTTRDLSNIILVVVNVDPFQTREGWVHVPLKDLGIAPDEVFQVHDLIGEGRYFWQGSRNFVRLNPAESPAQIFRIRRRLKREHDFDYFM is encoded by the coding sequence ATGACCGCTCGAAAGAGATCCGAAACCCTCCTCATTCCCGAAAAAGACAGCGGCCGCGTCTGGATCGAAAACGTGAAGCCCCGGATCGACGGCGGCCGGTTTCCTGCGAAACGCACCGTGGGGGAAACGGTCCGGGTCGTCGCCGATGTCTTCACGGACGGCCACAACGCCCTGAGCGTCATTCTGTGCCATCGCCCGGCGTCCGCCGAGGCGTGGGCGGAGACCCCGATGAGGTTCATCGGAAACGACACCTACGTGGCCGAATTTTTCATCGCCGCCCTGGAACCGCACCTGTTCACGGTGAAGGCCTGGATCGACCGGTTTTCCACCTGGAAAGACGGGCTGAGGAAGAAGTTCGAGGCCGCCCAGGACGTATCGAGCGAACTCCTGGAAGGCGCTCAGCTTCTGGACCAGGCGTCTGAAAGAGCGGCCGGCGCCGACCGCCGGTGGCTCACCGACCGCGCGGCGTCGCTTCGAAGCGATGCGCCTCAGGCTGACCGGGTCGCCTGCGCGCTTTCGGAAGATCTGGCGGCCATTATGGCCCGATACCCGGACCGGTCCCGGGAGGCCGCCTTCGAGCGGATCCTGCCGGTCAAGGTGGACCGCGAGCGCGCTCGGTTCAGCGCATGGTACGAACTGTTTCCCCGTTCCGCCGGCCCGGATCCCGGACGGAGCGGCACGTTCAAGGACGTGGAAGGGATGCTCCCGTACTTTGCGGGGATGGGGTTCGACGTACTCTATTTCCCGCCCATTCATCCCATCGGGCGGGTGAACCGGAAAGGCCCCAACAACACCCTGAACGCCGGTCCGGAGGATCCCGGGAGCCCGTGGGCCATCGGGTCGGCCGAAGGCGGCCACAAGGCGATCCACCCGGAACTCGGAACCTTCGAAGATTTCGCTCACCTGGTGCAAGAAGCGCGGCGCTTCGGACTGGAAATCGCCCTGGACCTCGCCTACCAGTGCGCCCCCGATCACCCTTATGTGACCGAACACCCGGAGTGGTTCCTCCACCGGCCCGACGGCACCATCAAATACGCGGAAAACCCTCCCAAGCAATACCAGGACGTCTACCCCTTCAACTTCGAATGCGATAACTGGGAAGAACTCTGGGACGAACTGAAGAGCGTGGTCACCTTCTGGATCGAAAAGGGCGTGCGGATCTTCCGCGTGGACAATCCCCACACCAAGCCGCTGCGGTTCTGGCACTGGCTCATTGCCGAAATCCACGCGCAACACCCCGACGTGATCTTCCTGTCCGAAGCCTTCACCCGGCCCAAGGTGATGAACGCGCTGGCCAAGGTGGGGTTCAACCAGTCCTACACCTACTTCACGTGGCGGAACACCAAGCGCGAAATCACCGAATACCTCACCGAACTCACCCAAACGGAACTCCGGGAATACTTCCGCCCGAACTTTTTCACCAACACGCCGGATATCCTTCCGGAATACCTGCAATTCGGCGGTCGGCCGGCTTTTATGGTGCGCCTGGTGCTGGCGGCGACCCTGTCGGCGAGCTACGGGATCTACTGCGGCTTTGAGCTCTGTGAAGCCCGGGCCGTTCCGGGCACGGAAGAATACCTGGATTCGGAGAAGTACCAGGTCCGGCATTGGGACTGGGACCGGCCGGGAAACCTCCGGGACTTCATCCGCCGGATCAACACCATCCGGCGTGAAAACCCCGCGCTCCATTCGAACGAAGGGTTGCGCTTCTACGACAGCGAAAACGACCACCTGATCTTTTTCGGCAAGACGACCCGAGACCTTTCCAACATCATCCTAGTGGTGGTGAACGTGGACCCTTTCCAAACCCGCGAAGGCTGGGTGCATGTCCCCCTGAAAGACCTGGGGATCGCGCCTGACGAAGTTTTCCAGGTCCACGACCTGATCGGGGAAGGCCGCTATTTCTGGCAGGGGTCGCGGAACTTCGTCCGGCTGAACCCGGCGGAGAGCCCGGCGCAGATCTTCAGGATTCGGCGGCGTCTGAAGCGCGAACACGATTTCGACTACTTCATGTGA
- the glgA gene encoding glycogen synthase: MKIVYMTREYPPHVYGGAGVHVEHLVRQTARMAEVEVKCFGDQHAPCSNPSVKGYPFREGLFQGNPLKVKQAFMALQTCLHFNATPIEADVVHTHTWYAAWGGLLAKLGYGIPLVVTVHSLEPLRPWKREQLGRGYDVSSWVERAALEAADAVIAVSENDRREILARFSVDPERVTVVPNGIDHDFFRPVAATDWLTRYGVDPKRRYVLFLGRVSRQKGIHHFVRAARWIDPNVHIVLCAGSPDTVEMETEIQSAWTNLQRARPHTLWIREMVPREAAVQLYSHAAVFCCPSIYEPFGIINLEAMACETPVVASAVGGIPDVVMDGETGILVPFTRRSADDPEPADPERFARELAEAVNTILRNPERAKAMGRKGRERVIAEFGWDRVAERVMAVYQRVCDSAEATDASPAQDHQEPQ; this comes from the coding sequence GTGAAAATAGTCTACATGACGCGCGAATATCCGCCCCACGTCTACGGGGGCGCCGGGGTGCACGTGGAACACCTGGTCCGGCAGACGGCCCGGATGGCGGAGGTGGAAGTCAAGTGCTTCGGCGACCAGCACGCCCCGTGTTCGAATCCCTCGGTGAAGGGGTACCCGTTCCGCGAGGGGCTTTTCCAAGGGAATCCCCTTAAGGTCAAGCAGGCCTTCATGGCCCTCCAGACCTGCCTTCATTTCAACGCGACCCCCATCGAAGCGGACGTGGTCCACACCCACACATGGTACGCCGCCTGGGGCGGACTCCTGGCCAAACTCGGTTACGGGATTCCGCTCGTGGTCACGGTCCACTCCCTGGAGCCGCTCCGGCCCTGGAAGCGCGAGCAACTGGGCCGCGGCTACGATGTCTCGTCTTGGGTGGAAAGGGCGGCCCTGGAAGCGGCCGATGCGGTGATCGCCGTTTCAGAGAATGACCGCCGTGAAATCCTCGCCCGGTTTTCGGTGGACCCCGAACGGGTGACCGTCGTTCCCAACGGGATCGATCACGATTTCTTCCGCCCGGTGGCAGCCACCGACTGGCTGACCCGCTACGGAGTGGATCCTAAGCGGCGCTATGTCCTGTTTCTGGGCCGCGTGAGCCGACAGAAAGGGATTCACCACTTCGTTCGAGCGGCCCGCTGGATCGATCCCAACGTTCACATCGTTCTGTGCGCGGGAAGTCCCGACACCGTCGAGATGGAAACGGAAATCCAGTCGGCGTGGACGAACCTTCAGCGGGCAAGGCCCCACACGCTGTGGATCCGCGAAATGGTTCCCCGGGAAGCGGCCGTCCAGCTTTACTCCCATGCGGCCGTGTTCTGTTGCCCGTCGATTTACGAACCGTTCGGGATCATCAACCTGGAGGCCATGGCGTGTGAAACGCCGGTGGTGGCCAGTGCGGTGGGAGGCATCCCGGACGTGGTGATGGACGGAGAAACCGGGATTTTGGTTCCTTTCACCCGCCGGTCGGCCGACGATCCCGAGCCCGCCGACCCCGAACGGTTCGCCCGGGAACTGGCCGAGGCCGTAAACACGATCCTCCGGAACCCCGAACGAGCAAAAGCCATGGGCCGGAAGGGGCGCGAACGGGTAATCGCCGAGTTCGGCTGGGACCGGGTGGCCGAACGGGTGATGGCCGTATATCAAAGGGTGTGCGACTCGGCGGAGGCGACGGACGCCTCACCCGCGCAAGATCACCAGGAGCCACAATGA